The following DNA comes from Simkania negevensis Z.
TTACCGGTGGGAAATCAAATAATTTTTAACTGTTTTGTCCCCTTGCAAAAGAATTCAAATTTAACGATAATCGTGAGCTAACCGCTAATTACAAAAATTGAATTGACTGAAGGAGGCACCTTTGTCTGCTCCTAAAAAGATTTTGATGGGCTCATTTGCCCTATTTGCCCTAATTGGAGCTGTTGCCCTAGTGAAAAAAGGGGCTTTGGCAAAGAAAGAGAAGGCTTCTGAAGAGATTACTTATGAAGAAGAAGTCTACGGATATGAAGAAGACGAAGTGCTTCTCTTAGAGCAAGAGCAGAGAAATGAACGAGTATCTGAGCTCTTGACTCCGGTAAAGGATCAAGTTGCAGAAGAAGAAGTGGATCATGTTTGGCGTCTCTTTACAACAGGAAAGAAAAAACTTCCGATTGTAGAGACGATCCGATACAAGAGTCGTGTGCCTTGGCTCAGTGGCCGGCCCGCATGGATTGCAGATTATGCAGCTCACTATGCGACTTCACGCCATTTCATCGCGCGTAGCTTGAACGGAAAACGGGACTATTACACGCAAAAAGTGTCTCCAGGCGATCAATTCAATATTTTGAGCCCTGAAAAAAATATTAACTTTTATCTCGTGATCGATTTGTCACGATGTAAGATGTGGTTTTATTACCACGATTTGGATGTGAATGAGCGGGTTTTACTGAAAACCTAT
Coding sequences within:
- a CDS encoding L,D-transpeptidase translates to MSAPKKILMGSFALFALIGAVALVKKGALAKKEKASEEITYEEEVYGYEEDEVLLLEQEQRNERVSELLTPVKDQVAEEEVDHVWRLFTTGKKKLPIVETIRYKSRVPWLSGRPAWIADYAAHYATSRHFIARSLNGKRDYYTQKVSPGDQFNILSPEKNINFYLVIDLSRCKMWFYYHDLDVNERVLLKTYKVGLGRFDSETYSGLLTPKGRFLLGDKVATYKPGAKDFFREEEVEMIQVVGTRWIPFADEISGEGDNYRGYGMHGAPWIYNEETGTYTEAIGTIGQYDSDGCIRLSQQDIEELYSIVITKPTIVEIVADYKEAELPGTEVER